The proteins below are encoded in one region of Juglans microcarpa x Juglans regia isolate MS1-56 chromosome 4D, Jm3101_v1.0, whole genome shotgun sequence:
- the LOC121259525 gene encoding uncharacterized protein LOC121259525 produces MGCFLACFSTPKHRNPQIMATGDQSLEANEAFQTTLLQKQEGIEKPVTPIAESEVRLEVQPNRSAGKKVTFEEKQNGNRGGAEEGKPISSLIASSILPFPSNHRYQRFAGEVDYDDNDDIGNDDSLIQEESSESLFSLSIDSRTHVGAIETDEKEVNSPIPVHASTHEELKTNASQCFRSVLTPIENLTQGKAVQAKTDTPLMNKPKEKVKLEPKSNDLKPKEEQILVDTSLSSWLVVSESTPSSKNSSNSTGNSASEKANSSRSHEDKPILGASTLEEHLWFSASPSPTLSKSQSPEDKLIIGTVGSYWSHTGQSRDSGSLAQALLVEN; encoded by the exons ATGGGGTGCTTTCTAGCTTGTTTTTCTACTCCTAAGCATCGAAATCCTCAAATAATGGCTACTGGAGACCAA AGTCTTGAGGCTAACGAAGCTTTTCAAACCACTCTTCTACAAAAGCAAGAAGGCATTGAAAAACCCGTTACCCCCATCGCGGAATCAGA AGTGAGACTTGAAGTGCAGCCGAATCGCAGCGCCGGAAAGAAAGTTACCTTTGAGGAGAAACAGAACGGAAATCGAGGAGGAGCTGAAGAAGGCAAACCGATTTCGAGTTTGATTGCTTCAAGCATTCTACCCTTTCCTTCGAACCACAGATATCAAAGGTTTGCAGGCGAGGTGGattatgatgataatgatgacaTTGGGAATGACGATTCACTGATTCAAGAAGAATCTTCGGAGTCATTGTTTTCTTTGTCCATTGATTCAAGAACGCACGTTGGTGCCATTGAAACCGACGAAAAGGAGGTAAATAGTCCGATTCCGGTTCATGCTTCAACTCATGAGGAGCTCAAGACAAATGCAAGTCAGTGCTTTCGTTCAGTCCTGACGCCAATCGAAAATCTTACTCAAGGGAAGGCGGTCCAAGCAAAAACAGACACGCCTTTGATGAATAAACCAAAGGAGAAAGTCAAGTTAGAGCCAAAGTCCAATGATTTGAAGCCAAAAGAAGAACAAATTCTTGTTGATACCAGCCTTTCAAGCTGGCTGGTTGTATCCGAATCCACGCCCAGCTCCAAGAATAGTAGTAATTCTACTGGGAATTCAGCCTCTGAGAAAGCGAATTCAAGTAGAAGTCATGAGGACAAGCCAATTCTAGGAGCATCGACTCTTGAAGAGCACCTATGGTTTTCTGCATCTCCTTCTCCGACACTGTCAAAAAGCCAAAGTCCCGAGGACAAGCTGATTATAGGTACCGTTGGAAGTTACTGGAGTCATACTGGGCAGAGCAGGGATTCAGGCTCACTGGCTCAGGCCCTTCTTGTGGAGAATTGA